A stretch of DNA from Luteolibacter yonseiensis:
CCAATTTTCCGCAGGGACGCCAGCCGCCGTCGGGACCTGATATTTGCCCGCGGTCCCGGCCGGGAGCAGGGTGGTCGTCTGGAATCTCAGTCCATACGCCTCATCCCCGAGTTGCGCCGGGAACTTCGGCGAGTAGGAATGCGCCACCGTCACTCCGTCCGGCTTGACCAAGCCGAGGAACTCCCCGTCTTTGGACAACGAGAAATTCGTGTGCAGCGGGGACCCCGGCGTCCGCCGGTTCTTGCTGGAGGCCCACACCAGCAGGAACTGCCCCGGTTGGAGGGTCACTGCCGGAAACCTCCATTTCGTCAGGTTCGACGCGTTGTCCGTGAGATACCAATCCGCGAGGGCGACGGGTGTGGCGTCCGGATTGTGAATTTCCAACCAGTCGGAAAATTCCCCGTTTTCATCCTGCACGGTGCTTTCGTTGTCAGCCATGAATTCGCTGATCACCGGCGCCCCGAAGACCGGAGCGGTGAGGAAAAATCCCAACAATGAAATGACCAGCTTTTCGCGCATCGGAGCGTTACGTGACGTTTCTGTCATATTTCGCACAGGAGTTGGAAAAAATCCAGTTCTGGTCCGCAGGAGTCCGTCACCTGTCGCGGAATCTCCATTTCAAAAAACTTCCCATTTAGTCTCCCGCTCCCGTAAGTTGCCCGCCTCGCATGACATTTTCCCGAATCCTCACCCATCCCGGCGGCTCGCATAAGGACGAGTTCCTCGCCTGCTGCCTGCTCCTTGCCGGAAATCCGGTGCCCGTGGTCCGCCGCGAGCCGGTCGCGGAGGACCTGGCGGATCCCTCCGTCGCGGTGGTCGACGTGGGGCACGAGCACGCGCCGGAGCGGGGGAATTTCGACCACCACCAGTTTCCCAAGGACCACCCGCCGACCTGCGCGCTGAGCCTCGTCCTGCAGCACCTCGGAGTGTACGAGGATGCCCGGGAATTCTGCGACTGGCTGGAGCCGGCGGAGTGGTTCGACACCCGCGGACCCATCGAGACGGCGAAATGGCTAGGTCTGCCGAGGGAGACACTTTTCAAGCTGAACTCGCCCATCGACACCACATTGTTGCGCCGTTTCGCCGCCTCGTCGGAGCTGTTGCCCGGAGAACCGTTGTGGGAGGTGATGAAATGGATCGGCGAGGATCTGCTGGGTTATCTGAAAAATCTCCGGGAACGTCTGGACCACATCGCGCGGGTCGCCGAATTCTGGGAGATCCCGACGCCACAGGGCTCGTTCAAGGTCCTGTTCATGCCCCGCACCGAGCCGATGCCCGAGGAGCCGTCTTCCGGACTGCCCCGCTTCATCGAGGGGCACCCGCAGGGTGCGGATGTCGTGGGGCAGGTCTATCCGGACCGCCGGGGCCCGGGATACGGCTTGTCCCGCCACAACGATCATCCGGGTCTGGATTTCACCAGGATCGGGAATTGTGAGGACGTGCATTTCGCCCATGCGCGGGGATTTGTCGCGAAAACCTCGGCGAGCGATCCCGCGCGCCTTCGTGAACTGCTGGCACAGGCATGGATCTCATGAGTGAACATCCGCCGGCAGATGCGGTGCCCGCGAGGCAGGGCCGGACCGGCACGACATTTCTTACCTGATCGCGTGAAAACAACCCCTTGCGCAGACCCCTCATCCGTGGGAGTCGTAGCACGTGCCAGCCCGTCCCTTCTCCCATGCGTGAAACCCTGATTGTCGTCGGCCTGACGGTGCTTGCCATAGCACTGCGATCGGGACGCGGAAACACCATGCGCAAGCTTGGTGCGCTGACGATGTTGGGTGCGAGCTTCTGTCTGCTCTATTTCATCACCCGCAGCATTTGGGGTGGGGCGGTGGGCGTGGCGCTGTGGTTTTTCCTGCCATGGATCGAGCTGCTCACCCGCATCCGCCAGATGCGGCTGCCGCTGAACAACCGGCTGGACCACCGCGAGGTGCCGAATCCCTCGTTTTTCCCGAACGCCACCGAAGCCGCCGCGGCGATGGAGGAGGCGGGCTTCGACCACGTCTCGGACTGCGGTTGGGAGTGGGCGGGCATGCAGCAGTTTTTCCAGCTTTTCTGGCATCCGGAGGAACGGGCCGTCGCCGCCGTCTGCCTGTGCGAACAGAGCGATGTGGCGTTCGCGTTCATCTCCATCACCTCGCATGATGCGGATGGGAAAATCTGGCGCACCACGAATTTCCCCTTCGCCCCCACCCTGCGGTGCCCGCCCGGCGTCAGCTGGAACCACGTGCCGTGCGAGCGGAGCTGCTTCCACCAGATCCTCGCGGACCATCAGAAATACCTCGGGCGGATGCGCGTGCCGGCCGACCGCCTGCGGATGCCGGATCCGGAGGAGATCGAGGACAGCATCGAGCGCGAGATGCGCAGGCAGGTGGATCACAATCTGGCGGTCGGAATCATCCGGCTCACCGAGGACGGGCATTTCAAATATTCCACCCGGGGGTTGTTTTTCCTGTGGGGACAATTCGTCAAGGACATGATTCGGCTTTGTTAGATGTCAGGAAACACGGATTCCCGCCGTTTCATGCTAACAAAAAACATCAATCAACCTTGATTCACGGAACGCGGACTGCTACATCGCGCGCATGCGTATTTTGATCACCGGCGGAGCCGGATTTTTGGGTTCCCATCTTTGCGAACGGTTGCTTAACGAAGGTAATGAGATCATCTGCCTCGATAACTTTTTCACGGGTCGGAAGCGCAACATCGCCCACTTGTTGGACAATCCGTATTTCGAGCTCGTCCGCCACGATGTGACGGAGCCGTTCAAGTTCGAGGTGGACCAGATCTACAACCTCGCCTGCCCCGCGTCCCCCCCGCACTACCAGCACAACCCCATCAAGACGACGAAGACGTCCGTCATGGGCGCGATCCACTGCCTCGGTCTCGCGAAGCGGGTCGGCGCTCGGGTCTTCCAGGCATCCACCTCGGAGGTCTATGGCGATCCGGACGTGCATCCGCAGCCGGAGTCCTACCACGGAAACGTCAACCCCATCGGCATCCGCGCCTGCTATGACGAGGGGAAACGCTGTGCGGAGACGCTTTTCTTCGACTACCACCGCCAGAACAACGTGGACATCCGCGTGGTCCGTATTTTCAACACCTACGGTCCGCGCATGCTGCCGGACGACGGTCGCGTCGTTTCCAACTTCATCGTCCAGGCGCTGCAGGGCAAGGACATCACCATCTACGGAGATGGCAGCCAGACCCGCTCGTTCTGCTACGTGGACGACCTCATCGAAGGTTTCATCCGCCTGATGAACCATCCGTCCCAGGTTGGTCCGGTGAACATCGGGAATCCCGGTGAATTCACCATGCTCCAGCTCGCGGACCTCGTCCTTAAGAAAGTCGGCGGACCTTCCAAGATCACCCACTTCCCTCTTCCCGGAGACGATCCGAAACAGCGCAAGCCGGACATCACCATCGCCACGACGGAACTCGGCTGGCAGCCGACCGTCTCGCTCGACAAGGGGCTGGACGCGACCATCGACTATTTCCGCAACCTGTTGGCGGAAGGCTGAGAACCCGCCTTCGCAGCGGTTTCCGACATTCTGAAGCCCGTGGAAGGAATCGTTCCTTCCACGGGTTTTTCATGTCCGCCGTCTCCGGACTCCGGAGTTCCCTGCTTCCTTGACGCGGTGGATCATGCCGGGCAGTTTCCCGGAAGTGGGATTTTCCCGCCGGTCCTTATCACCGACAACCCGAGAAGTGCGTCCGTTCCCGTTCCTGCATCATTGCCTGCTGACATTCCTGATGTTTTCCGGAATGCATGCCGCGCGTGCGGAGCTGGCTCCGTATGAGGCGGACGGTGATACGCTGCACCTGTGGCACCTGGACGAATCCGGGCCACCCTTCGCGGATGAAATACCGGGGGGGCGGCCGATGGTAGGGCTGCTCAACGGGGCGAGGGCGGAACAGGAGGCGCTGCCGGGACTGGGGAAATCCGTTTCATTCAATGCGAATGCCGGCGGAACATCGGGCACCTCCGACCTGCGCGGGGCGATCCTGATCTCCGCACCCTCGCTGAACAACGGGGCGGATGACAACGCACCCGCGGGCTTCCGTTACTTCGGGCCGGACGGAGCGTTCACCTATGAAATGGTGGTGAAGCTGGACGTCCTGCCGAAAGACTCGACGCAGATCGCACTGGACCTGCTGACCATGGAGGGGGACGGCGCGGACCGGATCTTCAATTTCCGCATGGAAAAGGAGGGCTTCCTTGTCTTCGTCCCGCTGCCGCACTGCGGCGCGAGCGGCGGGGCCATCGCGACCATCCCCACCAGCGGGCCCAACAAGCCGGACACGGAGCACTGGTTCCATGTCGCGGTGAGTTACAATGGAAACGGCGGCGCGGCGAACAACCTGAAGCTCTACTGGACCCGGGTGGGCGGAGGCGCGGTCGTGGCGAACCACATCGGCAGCGGCACGCTTTCCAGTGATCTGAACGGACTGGTGGGGGATCTCGCGATCGGA
This window harbors:
- a CDS encoding MYG1 family protein, encoding MTFSRILTHPGGSHKDEFLACCLLLAGNPVPVVRREPVAEDLADPSVAVVDVGHEHAPERGNFDHHQFPKDHPPTCALSLVLQHLGVYEDAREFCDWLEPAEWFDTRGPIETAKWLGLPRETLFKLNSPIDTTLLRRFAASSELLPGEPLWEVMKWIGEDLLGYLKNLRERLDHIARVAEFWEIPTPQGSFKVLFMPRTEPMPEEPSSGLPRFIEGHPQGADVVGQVYPDRRGPGYGLSRHNDHPGLDFTRIGNCEDVHFAHARGFVAKTSASDPARLRELLAQAWIS
- a CDS encoding UDP-glucuronic acid decarboxylase family protein yields the protein MRILITGGAGFLGSHLCERLLNEGNEIICLDNFFTGRKRNIAHLLDNPYFELVRHDVTEPFKFEVDQIYNLACPASPPHYQHNPIKTTKTSVMGAIHCLGLAKRVGARVFQASTSEVYGDPDVHPQPESYHGNVNPIGIRACYDEGKRCAETLFFDYHRQNNVDIRVVRIFNTYGPRMLPDDGRVVSNFIVQALQGKDITIYGDGSQTRSFCYVDDLIEGFIRLMNHPSQVGPVNIGNPGEFTMLQLADLVLKKVGGPSKITHFPLPGDDPKQRKPDITIATTELGWQPTVSLDKGLDATIDYFRNLLAEG